In the Gasterosteus aculeatus chromosome X, fGasAcu3.hap1.1, whole genome shotgun sequence genome, one interval contains:
- the LOC120809846 gene encoding ethanolamine kinase 1 encodes MNRRFAGAGNQLFHVDLQVDEHEPRRGILDLLSRLRPHWRAKDIQMKKFTEGITNQLIGCYVASLQEPGCVLVRLYGKMTELYVNRDREVEMFQVFHAHGCGPQIYCSFQNGVCYEFVRGTVLDDELLRQPSIYRLIAAEMGRIHSIQPKCGPPAEPHLWTKMSHFLTLMQSSLSSGPALQRCPKSPAALQQVPSLETLSLEMESLKRHLSQIDSPTVLCHNDLLTKNIIYNHKEGMVKFIDYEYADYNYQAFDIGNHFNEFAGVNEVNYGLYPRPELQRDWLTAYLESYKHSTGHEVTVTEAEVTQLYVQVCKFSLASNFFWGLWAILQSRFSSIDFDFERYATARFNFYFEKKEEYFGLTKS; translated from the exons ATGAACCGTCGGTTTGCCGGCGCCGGGAACCAGCTCTTCCACGTGGACCTCCAAGTAGATGAGCATGAACCTCGCCGAGGAATCCTGGATCTCCTCAGCAGACTCCGTCCTCACTGGAGAGCAAAGGACATTCAGATGAAG AAATTCACGGAAGGCATCACCAACCAGCTGATCGGCTGCTATGTGGCGTCGCTCCAGGAGCCCGGTTGTGTTCTGGTGCGTCTGTACGGCAAAATGACAGAGCTCTACGTGAACCGGGACAGGGAGGTGGAGATGTTCCAGGTGTTCCACGCCCACGGCTGTGGTCCCCAGATCTACTGCAGCTTCCAGAACGGCGTCTGCTACGAGTTTGTCCGAGGAACGGTGCTGGACGACGAGCTGCTGCGGCAGCCCTCCATCTACAG attgATTGCGGCAGAGATGGGGAGAATCCACTCCATCCAGCCAAAATGTGGTCCGCCTGCTGAGCCTCATCTCTGGACAAAAATGTCCCACTTCCTGACCCTGATGCAGAGCAGTTTGAGCAGCGGTCCGGCCCTGCAGCGCTGCCCGAAGAG CCCGGCCGCTCTGCAGCAGGTGCCCAGCTTGGAGACTTTGTCCCTCGAAATGGAGTCCCTGAAGAGACACCTCTCGCAGATCGACTCGCCCACTGTCCTCTGCCACAACGACCTTCTGACCAAAAACATCATCTACAACCACAAGGAGG GAATGGTGAAGTTCATTGACTACGAGTACGCCGATTACAACTACCAGGCCTTCGATATTGGCAATCACTTCAATGAATTTGCTG GTGTGAACGAGGTGAACTACGGCCTCTACCCGAGGCCGGAGCTGCAGAGGGACTGGCTGACGGCCTATCTGGAGAGCTACAAGCACAGCACAGGTCACGAGGTCACTGTTACGGAGGCAGAAGTTACGCAGCTCTACGTCCAAGTCTGCAAATTCTCCCTG GCATCAAACTTCTTCTGGGGTCTTTGGGCCATTCTGCAATCACGGTTCTCCTCCATCGACTTTGACTTTGAGAG ATACGCCACGGCTCGATTCAACTTCTACtttgagaagaaagaggagtaTTTTGGGTTgacaaaaagctaa